Proteins encoded within one genomic window of Halodesulfurarchaeum formicicum:
- the glmS gene encoding glutamine--fructose-6-phosphate transaminase (isomerizing), translated as MCGITGYVGDSDALPIVSSTLANLEYRGYDSAGVALGNAELEIYKAEGKIGELTLPDSSTARSGIGHTRWSTHGPPTDENAHPHTDCTGEIAVVHNGIIENHAELRAELGAEHTFTSDTDTEVVPHLIEEHWDGEDLLDAVSAVVDRLAGSFAIAVLVEGRNEIVAARQDSPLVIGHGDGETFLASDVPAFVEHSRDVTFLEDGDVARIEPDGVEIYHDGERIERERTAVEWEAEAAEKGGYEHFMLKEIHEQPRALRQALTGRVDALSGDVDLDLGLPEEYLQSLEEIQIVAAGTSYHAGLYAEQLLEELADVRVTTHVASEYDVGGGRDPWQTLVVAITQSGETADTLEALRSAKASGARTLAVTNTVGSTVTREADETVYIHAGPEIGVAATKTFVSQVATATMLAVALGRTRGALSRDEASAVLDSLRGLPGAIQQVLDREAEIEAIAQEYADREAFFFLGRRLGYPVALEGALKLKEISYDHAEGFAAGELKHGPLALVTDDVLVLSVLTQGSNPEATLHNVAEVDTRGAATVGFGEAKGDGSVLDHSFSVPEAGLLEPVVANVYMQLFAYHVARSKGRAIDKPRNLAKSVTVQ; from the coding sequence ATGTGTGGCATTACCGGCTACGTCGGCGATAGCGACGCGCTCCCGATCGTTTCCTCGACACTGGCAAACCTGGAGTACCGAGGGTATGATTCTGCGGGTGTCGCCCTGGGGAACGCCGAACTGGAGATCTACAAAGCCGAGGGGAAGATCGGCGAATTGACGCTTCCGGATAGTTCCACGGCGCGAAGCGGGATCGGTCACACACGGTGGTCGACTCACGGACCGCCTACGGACGAGAACGCCCACCCCCACACGGACTGTACGGGGGAAATCGCAGTCGTCCACAACGGCATCATCGAGAACCACGCCGAGTTGCGGGCCGAACTGGGAGCGGAACACACCTTCACGAGCGACACGGACACGGAGGTCGTCCCGCACCTGATCGAGGAACACTGGGATGGCGAGGACTTGCTCGACGCCGTGTCGGCGGTCGTCGATCGGCTTGCAGGAAGTTTCGCCATCGCGGTCCTCGTCGAAGGACGAAACGAGATCGTGGCCGCTCGCCAGGACAGTCCACTCGTGATCGGTCACGGGGACGGCGAGACCTTCCTGGCGAGTGACGTGCCGGCCTTCGTCGAGCACTCTCGGGACGTGACCTTCCTCGAAGACGGGGACGTGGCCCGAATCGAGCCGGATGGGGTGGAGATCTATCACGACGGCGAGCGAATCGAGCGGGAACGGACGGCCGTCGAGTGGGAGGCCGAGGCCGCGGAGAAGGGCGGCTACGAGCACTTCATGCTCAAGGAGATCCACGAGCAGCCCCGGGCGCTGCGCCAGGCGCTGACCGGCCGGGTTGACGCGCTTTCCGGAGACGTGGATCTCGATCTGGGACTGCCCGAGGAGTACCTGCAATCCCTGGAAGAGATCCAGATCGTCGCAGCAGGGACCTCCTATCACGCCGGCTTGTACGCCGAACAGTTACTGGAGGAGCTGGCGGACGTCCGCGTGACCACGCACGTCGCGAGCGAATACGACGTCGGCGGGGGTCGAGACCCCTGGCAGACGCTGGTCGTGGCGATCACACAGAGCGGGGAGACTGCAGACACGCTCGAAGCCCTGCGCAGTGCCAAAGCCAGCGGTGCCCGCACGCTCGCCGTGACGAACACGGTCGGGAGCACGGTCACTCGCGAGGCCGACGAGACCGTCTACATCCACGCCGGCCCGGAGATCGGCGTGGCAGCGACGAAGACCTTCGTCTCGCAAGTGGCGACGGCGACGATGCTGGCAGTCGCACTCGGGCGGACTCGGGGAGCGTTGAGTCGAGACGAGGCGAGCGCGGTGCTCGACTCGCTCCGGGGGTTGCCCGGCGCGATCCAGCAGGTACTCGATCGGGAGGCAGAGATCGAGGCGATCGCCCAGGAGTACGCCGACCGCGAGGCTTTCTTCTTCCTCGGGCGACGGCTAGGGTATCCAGTTGCACTGGAGGGTGCATTGAAGCTGAAGGAAATCTCCTACGATCACGCGGAGGGATTCGCGGCCGGCGAGTTGAAACACGGGCCGCTCGCGCTGGTGACTGACGACGTGTTGGTGCTATCGGTGTTGACCCAAGGGTCTAATCCAGAAGCGACGCTGCACAACGTGGCCGAAGTGGACACCCGTGGGGCGGCGACAGTTGGATTCGGCGAGGCCAAAGGCGATGGAAGTGTGCTCGATCACTCCTTCTCGGTGCCCGAGGCCGGGTTGTTAGAGCCCGTCGTGGCAAACGTCTACATGCAGTTGTTCGCGTATCACGTCGCCCGGTCGAAGGGCCGGGCGATCGACAAGCCACGGAACCTGGCGAAAAGCGTTACTGTGCAGTGA
- a CDS encoding sugar phosphate nucleotidyltransferase — protein MKAVILAAGEGQRLSPLTNVRPKPMLPVANEPILARVIEAVAAAGIEEILLVVGYKSDRIQQAIGDGDDWGVDVTYVKQAKQLGTGDAVLQAEPHVAEDFLVLNGDRVTDSQVLTDVIERREATGETVMAVTRAEERSLYGVVELDGDRVIDIIEKPEPHEIDSDLINAGVYAFGPEIFEAIRATSTHGELALTDVLSTHLDARPIQAVPDRQQWFDVTRPWDLLTVNAALLEGEPVPDRASVDQTAALSAAVAVGSNAQVYPNATVLNGTAIGDNVTIGPNATVSNSILMADVTVEAGAVVRDAIVAENVTIGPNATIVGGKADVILQDSVHRDVTLGGVIGDNAVIGGAVTVHPGSFVGNGATVAHGAQIDGRIEPNGTVQ, from the coding sequence ATGAAGGCAGTCATCCTGGCCGCTGGCGAGGGCCAGCGGCTCTCCCCCCTGACGAACGTCCGCCCGAAACCGATGCTTCCAGTCGCGAACGAACCGATCCTGGCACGGGTCATCGAGGCCGTCGCCGCGGCCGGCATCGAGGAGATCCTCCTCGTGGTCGGCTACAAGTCCGATCGCATCCAGCAGGCGATCGGCGACGGCGACGACTGGGGTGTCGATGTCACCTACGTAAAGCAGGCAAAACAGCTCGGTACTGGTGACGCCGTCCTGCAGGCCGAGCCCCACGTTGCGGAGGACTTCCTGGTGCTGAACGGTGATCGGGTCACCGACAGCCAGGTCCTCACTGACGTCATCGAGCGTCGCGAGGCGACCGGCGAGACGGTCATGGCTGTCACACGGGCCGAAGAGCGCTCGCTCTATGGCGTGGTCGAGTTGGACGGCGATCGAGTCATCGACATCATCGAGAAGCCAGAGCCCCACGAGATAGACTCGGATCTGATCAATGCCGGGGTGTACGCTTTCGGGCCTGAGATCTTCGAGGCCATCCGGGCAACTTCGACACACGGTGAACTCGCACTGACCGACGTGCTTTCGACCCACCTGGATGCCCGGCCGATTCAGGCTGTTCCCGACCGCCAGCAGTGGTTCGACGTAACTCGCCCCTGGGATCTGCTCACGGTCAATGCAGCGTTACTGGAAGGTGAACCGGTCCCGGATCGGGCATCGGTCGATCAGACGGCTGCCCTCTCTGCTGCCGTCGCAGTGGGCTCGAACGCCCAGGTCTACCCGAACGCCACCGTGTTGAACGGGACAGCGATCGGTGACAACGTCACGATCGGGCCGAACGCCACGGTCTCGAATTCGATTCTGATGGCCGACGTGACAGTCGAGGCTGGCGCAGTCGTCCGGGACGCCATCGTCGCGGAGAACGTCACGATCGGACCGAACGCGACCATCGTGGGCGGGAAAGCAGACGTGATCCTGCAGGATTCAGTGCATCGGGACGTGACCCTTGGGGGCGTGATCGGGGACAACGCGGTCATTGGGGGTGCGGTGACGGTCCATCCCGGGAGTTTCGTCGGGAACGGAGCGACAGTGGCACACGGCGCACAGATCGACGGCCGCATCGAACCGAACGGAACGGTCCAATAA
- a CDS encoding TrmB family transcriptional regulator, with protein MDEPDPEWLLEQLDLGEYEVRALTELLTIGRTTAPTLSEATGIPKARIYDVLSELSDRGFLKVIPGRPKEYQPKPPAEILDRAIENRRQTFESERQSIQSMREEFLETFRSRFEAASQDITPTEELFWVVDVGEVSERETRQLYATADERIRVFTKSFEYLPAVEEALSAAADRGVDVRVLFVHEQHLEPDNQAVQAARMDTLDAIAGVEYRISESKLPVRGTLADPSMEYESGKALFLVEEEDIPLALRQAAVTENASFVAGMNRLFELTWEYESLEG; from the coding sequence ATGGACGAACCGGATCCCGAGTGGCTGCTCGAACAGCTCGATCTCGGTGAGTACGAGGTCCGAGCCCTCACGGAGTTGCTCACTATCGGCCGGACGACCGCTCCCACACTCTCTGAGGCCACGGGTATTCCCAAGGCTCGCATCTACGACGTCCTCTCCGAACTGAGTGATCGTGGCTTTCTCAAAGTCATCCCGGGCCGGCCGAAGGAGTACCAGCCAAAGCCTCCCGCGGAGATCCTCGATCGGGCCATCGAGAACCGTCGTCAGACCTTCGAATCCGAGCGTCAGTCGATCCAGTCGATGCGCGAGGAGTTCCTTGAAACCTTCCGGAGCCGCTTCGAGGCGGCCAGCCAGGACATCACGCCAACGGAGGAACTCTTCTGGGTGGTCGACGTGGGCGAGGTTTCCGAGCGGGAGACCCGACAGCTCTACGCCACGGCCGATGAGCGGATTCGAGTCTTCACGAAGAGTTTCGAGTATCTCCCTGCTGTCGAGGAGGCGCTGTCTGCCGCCGCGGATCGTGGGGTTGACGTGCGAGTCCTTTTCGTCCACGAGCAGCATCTCGAACCCGACAACCAGGCCGTCCAGGCTGCGCGAATGGACACACTCGATGCTATCGCGGGTGTCGAGTATCGAATCAGCGAGTCGAAACTCCCCGTCAGAGGCACGCTGGCCGATCCGAGTATGGAGTACGAGTCCGGCAAGGCCCTGTTCCTGGTCGAGGAGGAGGACATCCCGCTGGCGCTTCGACAGGCAGCAGTCACCGAGAACGCATCCTTCGTGGCCGGGATGAACCGGCTGTTCGAACTGACCTGGGAGTACGAATCCCTGGAGGGCTGA
- a CDS encoding antitoxin VapB family protein, whose translation MSRKTVSLTEDAYKRLKAKKRENESFSDVVNRLIAGVKLQDSHGVLAEDTAEAISEAVDSRRSEHATQHKDRQGRLMDQSGDTS comes from the coding sequence GTGTCGAGGAAGACGGTTTCCCTCACCGAAGACGCCTACAAGCGCTTGAAGGCCAAAAAACGGGAGAACGAGAGCTTCAGTGACGTCGTGAACCGGCTGATAGCCGGTGTCAAACTGCAGGATTCTCACGGGGTGCTTGCCGAGGACACCGCCGAAGCGATCTCTGAAGCAGTCGATTCACGGCGAAGCGAGCACGCGACACAACACAAGGACCGACAGGGACGATTAATGGACCAAAGCGGAGACACTTCGTAA
- a CDS encoding NAD-dependent epimerase/dehydratase family protein — protein sequence MSNTDNPPTIAITGAAGYIGSRVVKDLQETHPDWELIALDNFYLGDVKQIGDLVVEAVDIRDRDALEATLSGADVVLHLAAISGVDDAIENPDLTYEVNVQGTNNVAWFCRKTGAGMVFPLSMATTLGNPDEFPITTDHERDPMNWYGRSKVLGEQAVETYAEGAFPAHLFMKSNLYGEHEIGDQVVSKGTVINFFVDRVFTEDPLTVYEPGTQARNYVHVNDVARAYVKSAEKLLEQREAGETGATAYEIASDEDPSVMSVAKTVQEIAAERGIETEVTLVENPRESESMVSEFGIDTSKAKRELGWEPELTIEASVRRLLEKRTAQLVN from the coding sequence ATGAGCAATACAGACAATCCACCGACGATCGCGATTACTGGCGCAGCGGGATACATCGGCAGTCGTGTCGTGAAAGACCTGCAGGAAACACACCCTGACTGGGAACTCATCGCGCTAGATAACTTCTACCTCGGTGACGTGAAACAGATCGGGGACCTCGTCGTCGAGGCAGTCGACATCCGGGATCGAGATGCCCTGGAGGCAACTCTCTCGGGCGCCGACGTCGTCTTGCACCTGGCGGCGATTAGCGGCGTGGACGACGCCATCGAGAACCCGGATTTGACCTACGAGGTCAACGTCCAGGGGACGAACAACGTCGCCTGGTTCTGCCGAAAGACCGGTGCGGGGATGGTCTTCCCGTTGAGCATGGCCACCACGCTGGGCAATCCAGATGAGTTCCCCATCACGACGGACCACGAACGGGACCCGATGAACTGGTACGGCCGGAGCAAGGTCCTGGGCGAGCAGGCCGTCGAGACCTACGCCGAGGGGGCGTTTCCGGCCCACCTGTTCATGAAGTCGAACCTCTACGGGGAGCACGAGATCGGCGATCAGGTGGTCTCGAAGGGGACGGTGATCAACTTCTTCGTTGATCGCGTGTTTACCGAGGATCCGCTCACAGTCTACGAGCCGGGAACCCAGGCCCGCAACTACGTTCACGTCAATGACGTGGCCCGTGCCTACGTCAAGAGCGCCGAGAAACTCCTAGAGCAACGCGAGGCCGGCGAGACCGGAGCCACCGCCTACGAGATCGCGAGCGACGAGGACCCTAGTGTGATGTCCGTGGCGAAGACCGTCCAGGAGATCGCCGCCGAGAGGGGGATCGAGACCGAGGTCACACTGGTCGAGAACCCACGCGAGAGCGAGTCCATGGTGAGCGAATTTGGGATCGATACGTCGAAAGCAAAGCGGGAACTTGGCTGGGAGCCCGAGTTGACCATCGAAGCGAGCGTCCGGCGCTTGTTGGAGAAGCGGACCGCACAACTGGTGAATTGA
- a CDS encoding NAD-dependent epimerase/dehydratase family protein codes for MEVLVTGGLGYIGSALVPYLLDQESVTGVRLLDDQSTGSPRNLLGSGLSNGQPLDVRAGDVREYGTVESATRGVDAVIHLAAITGAESTHDRREETFAVNYEGTENVLQAAEKHAVETVVFASSCNLYGRAAATELSEDADPDPLNPYAESKYESEQLLRETAAESDLSTTALRMSTNFGYAPGIRFNLVVNHFVFQALTGRPLTVYGDGTNWRPFIHVRDAARAFAHAALNPEQYDQPVYNVGANDQNYQIKEIAAVVRSELDRELEITYLEDRKPGPSYHVNFDRLATETDFEPEETLRSGIRDLAAQFES; via the coding sequence ATGGAGGTCCTGGTCACCGGCGGTCTGGGATACATCGGCAGCGCACTGGTCCCATACCTGCTGGACCAGGAGTCAGTAACTGGCGTCAGGCTTCTCGACGATCAGTCGACCGGCAGCCCGCGGAACCTGTTGGGTTCGGGACTGAGCAATGGCCAGCCCCTCGACGTCCGAGCCGGCGATGTCCGGGAGTATGGCACCGTCGAGAGTGCGACCCGAGGCGTCGATGCAGTCATCCACCTCGCGGCAATCACCGGCGCGGAGAGCACGCACGACCGCCGCGAGGAGACCTTCGCGGTGAACTACGAGGGCACCGAGAACGTCCTCCAGGCTGCCGAGAAACACGCCGTCGAGACCGTAGTCTTTGCCTCCTCGTGTAATCTCTACGGCCGGGCGGCGGCGACGGAGCTGTCAGAGGACGCCGACCCGGACCCGCTGAACCCCTACGCCGAATCCAAGTACGAGTCCGAGCAACTCCTTCGGGAGACAGCGGCAGAGAGTGACCTGTCGACGACTGCGCTGCGGATGAGCACCAACTTCGGGTACGCCCCCGGAATCCGGTTCAATCTCGTGGTGAACCATTTCGTGTTCCAGGCACTGACCGGCCGGCCACTGACTGTCTACGGCGACGGCACCAACTGGCGGCCGTTCATTCACGTCCGAGACGCTGCACGGGCCTTTGCCCACGCGGCGCTCAATCCCGAGCAGTACGACCAGCCCGTCTACAACGTGGGCGCGAACGATCAGAACTATCAGATCAAGGAGATCGCGGCGGTGGTCCGTTCGGAGCTGGATCGTGAGCTGGAGATCACCTATCTGGAAGATCGCAAACCGGGGCCGTCCTATCACGTGAACTTCGATCGACTCGCTACGGAGACGGATTTCGAGCCGGAAGAAACACTTCGGTCGGGTATTCGAGATCTGGCAGCCCAGTTCGAATCATGA